In the genome of bacterium, one region contains:
- a CDS encoding thioredoxin family protein, translated as MKRVVFFILIAIILASAAVVLLWPKFNQGQSIVAPFFNSKERIATQNEKEEQPVEPVFKNLGPAPEFAGITKWFNTEPIRMADLAGKVVLIDFWTYSCINCINSFPHLNKWYQEYKDQGFAIVGVHTPEFAFEKVTNNVEAALKRYKINYPIAQDNNYKTWSAYNNQFWPARYLIDKKGDIVYTHFGEGSYEITEKAIRKVMGLEGEFQPPTPETPSQAGTPTTYLGSIRWNNFGGSETPSSNEQIYAFPKNLAKNRFALEGKWKIEQEAAVHTQGFGRIRINFNAAKVFMVAESTEANTIKIYVDGKLQKGVTIINSDLYPLYESSAPANHTMEVEFPKGGVSVFSFTFN; from the coding sequence ATGAAACGTGTGGTTTTCTTTATTTTAATAGCAATTATACTAGCAAGCGCGGCCGTAGTTCTGCTTTGGCCAAAGTTTAACCAAGGGCAATCTATTGTTGCGCCGTTTTTTAATTCCAAAGAAAGAATCGCTACTCAAAATGAAAAAGAGGAGCAGCCGGTTGAACCTGTGTTTAAAAACCTGGGGCCTGCCCCGGAATTTGCAGGCATAACAAAATGGTTCAATACGGAACCGATTAGGATGGCGGACCTGGCAGGAAAGGTTGTATTAATAGATTTCTGGACGTACTCCTGCATCAATTGCATTAACTCATTCCCCCATCTGAACAAGTGGTATCAGGAATACAAGGATCAGGGCTTTGCAATAGTCGGCGTTCATACACCGGAATTTGCTTTTGAAAAAGTCACTAACAATGTAGAAGCCGCACTTAAGCGTTATAAAATTAATTACCCAATTGCGCAGGACAATAATTACAAAACCTGGAGCGCTTATAACAACCAATTCTGGCCGGCGCGTTATTTAATAGATAAGAAAGGAGACATTGTTTACACCCACTTCGGCGAAGGCTCGTATGAGATAACAGAAAAAGCTATCCGCAAGGTTATGGGTCTCGAAGGCGAATTCCAGCCTCCTACTCCAGAAACACCGAGCCAGGCCGGCACGCCTACAACTTACTTGGGATCAATCCGCTGGAATAATTTTGGGGGCAGTGAGACTCCAAGCAGCAACGAACAAATCTATGCTTTCCCTAAGAATCTGGCTAAAAACCGATTCGCCCTAGAAGGCAAATGGAAAATTGAACAAGAGGCTGCGGTTCATACGCAGGGCTTTGGAAGAATCAGGATCAATTTTAACGCAGCCAAAGTGTTTATGGTTGCCGAAAGCACGGAGGCTAATACAATAAAAATATATGTAGACGGCAAACTCCAAAAAGGAGTGACCATTATAAACTCTGATCTATATCCTTTATACGAATCATCGGCCCCTGCCAATCACACCATGGAGGTAGAATTCCCTAAGGGCGGCGTGAGCGTATTCAGTTTTACTTTCAATTAA